The Macaca nemestrina isolate mMacNem1 chromosome 12, mMacNem.hap1, whole genome shotgun sequence genome contains a region encoding:
- the LOC105471682 gene encoding MAP kinase-activating death domain protein isoform X23 — protein sequence MVQKKKFCPRLLDYLVIVGARHPSSDSVAQTPELLRRYPLEDHAEFPLPPDVVFFCQPEGCLSVRQRRMSLRDDTSFVFTLTDKDTGVTRYGICVNFYRSFQKRIPKEKGEGGAGSHGKEGTRATCASEEGGTESSESGSSRQPPSADSTPDVNQSPRGKRRAKAGSRSRNSTLTSLCVLSHYPFFSTFRECLYTLKRLVDCCSERLLGKKLGIPRGVQRDTMWRIFTGSLLVEEKSSALLHDLREIEAWIYRLLRSPVPVSGQKRVDIEVLPQELQPALTFALPDPSRFTLVDFPLHLPLELLGVDACLQVLTCILLEHKVVLQSRDYNALSMSVMAFVAMIYPLEYMFPVIPLLPTCMASAEQLLLAPTPYIIGVPASFFLYKLDFKMPDDVWLVDLDSNRVIAPTNAEVLPILPEPESLELKKHLKQALASMSLNTQPILNLEKFHEGQEIPLLLGRPSNDLQSTPSTEFNPLIYGNDVDSVDVATRVAMVRFFNSANVLQGFQMHTRTLRLFPRPVVAFQAGSFLASRPRQTPFAEKLARTQAVEYFGEWILNPTNYAFQRIHNNMFDPALIGDKPKWYAHQLQPIHYRVYDSNSQLAEALSVPPERDSDSEPTDDSGSDSMDYDDSSSSYSSLGDFVSEMMKCDINGDTPNVDPLTHAALGDASEVEIDELQNQKEAEEPGLDSENSQENPPLRSSSSTTASSSPSTIIHGANSEPADSTEMDDKAAVGVSKPLPSVPPSIGKSNVDRRQAEIGEGSVRRRIYDNPYFEPQYGFPPEEDEDEQGESYTPRFSQHVSGNRAQKLLRPNSLRLASDSDAESDSRASSPNSTVSNTSTEGFGGIMSFASSLYRNHSTSFSLSNLTLPTKGVREKATPFPSLKVFGLNTLMEIVTEAGPGSGEGNRRALVDQKSSVIKHSPTVKREPPSPQGRSSNSSENQQFLKEVVHNVLDGQGVGWLNMKKVRRLLESEQLRVFVLSKLNRTVQSEDDARQDIIPDVEVSRKVYKGMLDLLKCTILSLEQSYAHAGLGGMASIFGLLEIAQTHYYSKEPDKRKRSPTESVNTPVGKDPGLAGRGDPKAMAQLRVPQVGPRAPSATGKGPKELDTRSLKEENFIASIELWNKHQEVKKQKALEKQRPEVIKPVFDLGETEEKKSQISADSGVSLTSSSQRTDQDSVISVSPAVMIRSSSQDSEVSTVSNSSGETLGADSDLSSNAGDGPGGEGSVHLASSRGTLSDSEIETNSATSTIFGKAHSLKPSVKEKLAGSPIRTSEDVSQRVYLYEGLLGRDKGSMWDQLEDAAMETFSISKERSTLWDQMQFWEDAFLDAVMLEREGMGMDQGPQEMIDRYLSLGEHDRKRLEDDEDRLLATLLHNLISYMLLMKVNKNDIRKKVRRLMGKSHIGLVYSQQINEVLDQLANLNGRDLSIWSSGSRHMKKQTFVVHAGTDTNGDIFFMEVCDDCVVLRSNIGTVYERWWYEKLINMTYCPKTKVLCLWRRNGSETQLNKFYTKKCRELYYCVKDSMERAAARQQSIKPGPELGGEFPVQDMKTGEGGLLQVTLEGINLKFMHNQFLKLKKW from the exons GCACCCGAGCAGTGACAGCGTGGCCCAGACTCCTGAACTGCTACGACGATACCCCTTAGAGGATCACGCTGAGTTTCCCCTGCCCCCAGACGTCGTGTTCTTCTGTCAGCCCGAGGGCTGCCTGAGCGTGCGGCAGCGGCGCATGAGCCTCCGGGATGATACCTCTTTTGTCTTCACCCTCACTGACAAGGACACTGGAGTCACGCGATACGGCATCTGTGTTAACTTCTACCGCTCCTTCCAGAAGCGAATCCCTaaggagaagggggaaggggggGCAGGGTCCCATGGGAAGGAAGGAACCCGCGCCACCTGTGCCTCAGAAGAGGGTGGCACTGAGAGCTCAGAGAGTGGCTCATCCCGGCAGCCTCCCAGTGCCGACTCTACCCCTGATGTGAACCAGTCTCCTCGGGGCAAACGCCGGGCCAAGGCGGGGAGCCGCTCCCGCAACAGTACTCTCACGTCCCTGTGTGTGCTCAGTCACTACCCTTTTTTCTCCACCTTCCGAGAGTGTCTGTATACCCTCAAGCGCCTGGTGGACTGCTGTAGTGAGCGCCTGCTGGGCAAGAAGCTGGGCATCCCTCGAGGTGTACAAAG GGACACCATGTGGCGGATCTTTACTGGATCGCTGCTGGTGGAGGAGAAGTCAAGTGCCCTTCTGCATGACCTTCGGGAGATTGAGGCCTGGATCTATCGATTGCTGCGCTCCCCAGTACCCGTCTCTGGGCAGAAGCGAGTAGACATCGAGGTCCTACCCCAAGAGCTCCAGCCAGCTCTGACCTTTGCTCTTCCAGACCCATCTCGATTCACCCTAGTGGATTTCCCACTGCACCTTCCCTTGGAACTTCTAGGTGTGGACGCCTGTCTCCAGGTGCTAACCTGCATTCTGTTAGAGCATAAG GTGGTGCTACAGTCTCGAGACTACAATGCACTCTCCATGTCTGTGATGGCATTCGTGGCAATGATCTATCCACTGGAGTATATGTTTCCTGTCATCCCGCTGCTTCCCACCTGCATGGCATCAGCAGAGCAG CTGCTGTTGGCTCCAACTCCGTACATCATTGGGGTTCCTGCCAGCTTCTTCCTCTACAAACTGGACTTCAAAATGCCTGATGATGTATGGCTAGTGGATCTGGACAGCAACAGG GTGATTGCCCCCACCAATGCAGAAGTGCTGCCTATTCTGCCAGAACCAGAGTCACTAGagctgaaaaagcatttaaagCAG GCCTTGGCCAGCATGAGCCTCAACACCCAGCCCATCCTCAATCTGGAGAAATTTCATGAGGGCCAGGAGATACCCCTTCTCTTGGGAAGGCCTTCTAATGACCTGCAGTCCACACCGTCCACTGAATTCAACCCGCTTATCTATGGCAACGATGTGGATTCTGTGGATGTTGCAACCAG GGTCGCCATGGTACGGTTCTTCAACTCTGCCAACGTGCTGCAGGGATTTCAGATGCACACACGTACCCTGCGCCTCTTCCCTCGGCCTGTGGTAGCTTTTCAAGCTGGCTCCTTTCTAGCCTCACGTCCCCGCCAGACTCCTTTTGCCGAGAAATTGGCCAGGACTCAAGCTGTGGAGTACTTTGGGGAATGGATCCTTAACCCCACCAACTATGCCTTTCAGCGAATTCACAACA ATATGTTTGATCCAGCCCTGATTGGTGACAAGCCGAAGTGGTATGCTCATCAGCTGCAGCCTATCCACTATCGCGTCTATGACAGCAATTCCCAGCTGGCTGAGGCCCTGAGTGTACCACCAGAGCGGGACTCTGACTCCGAACCTACTGATGATAG TGGCAGTGATAGTATGGATTATGACGATTCAAGCTCTTCTTACTCCTCCCTTGGTGACTTTGTCAGTGAAATGATGAAATGTGACATTAATGGTGATACTCCCA ATGTGGACCCTCTCACGCATGCAGCACTGGGGGATGCCAGCGAGGTGGAGATTGATGAGCTGCAGAATCAGAAGGAAGCAGAAGAGCCTGGCCTAGACAGTGAGAACTCTCAGGAAAACCCCCCACTGCGCTCCAGCTCCAGCACCACTGCCAGCAGCAGCCCCAGCACCATCATCCACGGAGCCAACTCT GAACCTGCTGACTCTACGGAGATGGATGATAAGGCAGCAGTAGGCGTCTCCAAGCCCCTCCCTTCCGTGCCTCCCAGCATTGGCAAGTCGAACGTGGACAGACGTCAGGCAGAAATTGGAGAGGGGTCAGTGCGCCGACGAATCTATGACAATCCATACTTCGAGCCCCAATATGGCTTTCCCCCTGAGGAAGATGAGGATGAGCAGGGGGAAAGTTACACTCCCCGATTCAGCCAACATGTCAGTGGCAATCG GGCTCAAAAGCTGCTGCGGCCCAACAGCTTGAGACTGGCAAGTGACTCAGATGCAGAGTCAGACTCTCGGGCAAGCTCTCCCAACTCCACCGTCTCCAACACCAGCACCGAGGGCTTCGGGGGCATCATGTCTTTTGCCA GCAGCCTCTATCGGAACCACAGTACCAGCTTCAGTCTTTCAAACCTCACACTGCCCACCAAAGGTGTCCGAGAGAAGGCCACACCCTTCCCCAGTCTGAAAG TATTTGGGCTAAATACTCTAATGGAGATTGTTACTGAAGCCGGCCCCGGGAGTGGTGAAG GAAACAGGAGGGCGTTAGTGGATCAGAAGTCATCTGTCATTAAACACAGCCCAACAGTGAAAAGAGAACCTCCATCACCCCAGGGTCGATCCAGCAATTCTAG TGAGAACCAGCAGTTCCTGAAGGAGGTGGTACACAACGTGCTGGACGGCCAGGGAGTTGGCTGGCTCAACATGAAAAAGGTGCGCCGGCTCCTGGAGAGCGAGCAACTGCGAGTCTTTGTCCTGAGCAAGCTGAACCGTACGGTGCAGTCAGAGGACGATGCCCGGCAGGACATTATCCCGGATGTG GAGGTCAGTCGGAAGGTGTACAAGGGAATGTTAGACCTCCTCAAGTGTACAATCCTCAGCCTGGAGCAGTCCTATGCTCATGCGGGTCTGGGTGGCATGGCCAGCATCTTTGGGCTTCTGGAGATCGCCCAGACCCACTACTATAGTAAAG aacCAGACAAGCGGAAGAGAAGTCCAACAGAAAGTGTAAATACCCCAGTTGGCAAGGATCCTGGCCTAGCTGGGCGGGGGGACCCAAAGGCTATGGCACAGCTGAGAGTTCCCCAGGTGGGACCTCGGGCACCAAGTGCCACAGGAAAGGGTCCTAAGGAACTGGACACCAGAagtttaaaggaagaaaattttataGCGTCTATTG AATTGTGGAACAAGCACCAGGAAGTGAAAAAGCAAAAAGCTTTGGAAAAACAGA GGCCTGAAGTAATCAAACCTGTCTTTGACCTTGGTGAGACAGAGGAGAAAAAGTCCCAGATCAGCGCAGACAGTGGTGTGAGCCTGACGTCTAGTTCCCAG AGGACTGATCAAGACTCTGTCATCAGCGTGAGTCCAGCTGTTATGATCCGCAGCTCAAGTCAGGATTCTGAAGTTAGCACC gtGAGTAATAGCTCTGGAGAGACTCTTGGAGCTGACAGTGACTTAAGCAGCAATGCAGGTGACGGACCAGGTGGCGAGGGCAGTGTTCACCTGGCAAGCTCTCGGGGCACTTTGTCTGATAGTGAAATTGAGACCAACTCTGCTACAAGCACCATCTTT GGTAAAGCCCATAGCTTGAAGCCAAGCGTAAAGGAGAAGCTGGCAGGCAGCCCCATTCGCACTTCTGAAGATGTGAGCCAGCGAGTCTATCTCTATGAGGGACTCCTAG GAAGGGACAAAGGATCCATGTGGGACCAGTTAGAGGATGCAGCTATGGAGACCTTTTCTATAA GCAAAGAGCGTTCTACTTTATGGGACCAAATGCAATTCTGGGAAGATGCCTTCTTAGATGCTGTGATGTTGGAGAGAGAAGGCATGGGTATGGACCAGGGTCCCCAGGAAATGATCGACAG GTACCTGTCCCTGGGAGAACATGACCGGAAGCGCCTGGAAGATGATGAAGATCGCTTGCTGGCCACCCTTTTGCACAACCTCATCTCCTACATGCTGCTGATGAAG GTAAATAAGAATGACATCCGCAAGAAGGTGAGGCGCCTAATGGGAAAGTCGCACATTGGGCTTGTGTACAGCCAGCAAATCAATGAGGTGCTTGATCAGCTGGCGAACCTG AATGGACGCGATCTCTCTATCTGGTCCAGTGGCAGCCGGCATATGAAGAAGCAGACATTTGTGGTACATGCAGGGACAGATACAAATGGAGATATCTTTTTCATGGAG GTGTGCGATGACTGTGTGGTGTTGCGTAGTAACATCGGAACAGTATATGAGCGCTGGTGGTACGAGAAGCTCATCAACATGACCTACTGTCCCAAGACCAAGGTGTTGTGCTTGTGGCGTAGAAATGGCTCTGAGACCCAGCTCAACAAGTTCTATACTAAAAAG TGTCGGGAGCTGTACTACTGTGTGAAGGACAGCATGGAGCGCGCTGCCGCCCGACAGCAAAGCATCAAACCCG GACCTGAATTGGGTGGCGAGTTCCCTGTGCAGGACATGAAGACTGGTGAGGGTGGCCTGCTGCAGGTCACCCTGGAAGGGATCAACCTCAAGTTTATGCACAATCAG
- the LOC105471682 gene encoding MAP kinase-activating death domain protein isoform X37 encodes MVQKKKFCPRLLDYLVIVGARHPSSDSVAQTPELLRRYPLEDHAEFPLPPDVVFFCQPEGCLSVRQRRMSLRDDTSFVFTLTDKDTGVTRYGICVNFYRSFQKRIPKEKGEGGAGSHGKEGTRATCASEEGGTESSESGSSRQPPSADSTPDVNQSPRGKRRAKAGSRSRNSTLTSLCVLSHYPFFSTFRECLYTLKRLVDCCSERLLGKKLGIPRGVQRDTMWRIFTGSLLVEEKSSALLHDLREIEAWIYRLLRSPVPVSGQKRVDIEVLPQELQPALTFALPDPSRFTLVDFPLHLPLELLGVDACLQVLTCILLEHKVVLQSRDYNALSMSVMAFVAMIYPLEYMFPVIPLLPTCMASAEQLLLAPTPYIIGVPASFFLYKLDFKMPDDVWLVDLDSNRVIAPTNAEVLPILPEPESLELKKHLKQALASMSLNTQPILNLEKFHEGQEIPLLLGRPSNDLQSTPSTEFNPLIYGNDVDSVDVATRVAMVRFFNSANVLQGFQMHTRTLRLFPRPVVAFQAGSFLASRPRQTPFAEKLARTQAVEYFGEWILNPTNYAFQRIHNNMFDPALIGDKPKWYAHQLQPIHYRVYDSNSQLAEALSVPPERDSDSEPTDDSGSDSMDYDDSSSSYSSLGDFVSEMMKCDINGDTPNVDPLTHAALGDASEVEIDELQNQKEAEEPGLDSENSQENPPLRSSSSTTASSSPSTIIHGANSEPADSTEMDDKAAVGVSKPLPSVPPSIGKSNVDRRQAEIGEGAQKLLRPNSLRLASDSDAESDSRASSPNSTVSNTSTEGFGGIMSFASSLYRNHSTSFSLSNLTLPTKGVREKATPFPSLKVFGLNTLMEIVTEAGPGSGEGNRRALVDQKSSVIKHSPTVKREPPSPQGRSSNSSENQQFLKEVVHNVLDGQGVGWLNMKKVRRLLESEQLRVFVLSKLNRTVQSEDDARQDIIPDVEVSRKVYKGMLDLLKCTILSLEQSYAHAGLGGMASIFGLLEIAQTHYYSKEPDKRKRSPTESVNTPVGKDPGLAGRGDPKAMAQLRVPQVGPRAPSATGKGPKELDTRSLKEENFIASIELWNKHQEVKKQKALEKQRPEVIKPVFDLGETEEKKSQISADSGVSLTSSSQRTDQDSVISVSPAVMIRSSSQDSEVSTVSNSSGETLGADSDLSSNAGDGPGGEGSVHLASSRGTLSDSEIETNSATSTIFGKAHSLKPSVKEKLAGSPIRTSEDVSQRVYLYEGLLGRDKGSMWDQLEDAAMETFSISKERSTLWDQMQFWEDAFLDAVMLEREGMGMDQGPQEMIDRYLSLGEHDRKRLEDDEDRLLATLLHNLISYMLLMKVNKNDIRKKVRRLMGKSHIGLVYSQQINEVLDQLANLNGRDLSIWSSGSRHMKKQTFVVHAGTDTNGDIFFMEVCDDCVVLRSNIGTVYERWWYEKLINMTYCPKTKVLCLWRRNGSETQLNKFYTKKCRELYYCVKDSMERAAARQQSIKPGPELGGEFPVQDMKTGEGGLLQVTLEGINLKFMHNQFLKLKKW; translated from the exons GCACCCGAGCAGTGACAGCGTGGCCCAGACTCCTGAACTGCTACGACGATACCCCTTAGAGGATCACGCTGAGTTTCCCCTGCCCCCAGACGTCGTGTTCTTCTGTCAGCCCGAGGGCTGCCTGAGCGTGCGGCAGCGGCGCATGAGCCTCCGGGATGATACCTCTTTTGTCTTCACCCTCACTGACAAGGACACTGGAGTCACGCGATACGGCATCTGTGTTAACTTCTACCGCTCCTTCCAGAAGCGAATCCCTaaggagaagggggaaggggggGCAGGGTCCCATGGGAAGGAAGGAACCCGCGCCACCTGTGCCTCAGAAGAGGGTGGCACTGAGAGCTCAGAGAGTGGCTCATCCCGGCAGCCTCCCAGTGCCGACTCTACCCCTGATGTGAACCAGTCTCCTCGGGGCAAACGCCGGGCCAAGGCGGGGAGCCGCTCCCGCAACAGTACTCTCACGTCCCTGTGTGTGCTCAGTCACTACCCTTTTTTCTCCACCTTCCGAGAGTGTCTGTATACCCTCAAGCGCCTGGTGGACTGCTGTAGTGAGCGCCTGCTGGGCAAGAAGCTGGGCATCCCTCGAGGTGTACAAAG GGACACCATGTGGCGGATCTTTACTGGATCGCTGCTGGTGGAGGAGAAGTCAAGTGCCCTTCTGCATGACCTTCGGGAGATTGAGGCCTGGATCTATCGATTGCTGCGCTCCCCAGTACCCGTCTCTGGGCAGAAGCGAGTAGACATCGAGGTCCTACCCCAAGAGCTCCAGCCAGCTCTGACCTTTGCTCTTCCAGACCCATCTCGATTCACCCTAGTGGATTTCCCACTGCACCTTCCCTTGGAACTTCTAGGTGTGGACGCCTGTCTCCAGGTGCTAACCTGCATTCTGTTAGAGCATAAG GTGGTGCTACAGTCTCGAGACTACAATGCACTCTCCATGTCTGTGATGGCATTCGTGGCAATGATCTATCCACTGGAGTATATGTTTCCTGTCATCCCGCTGCTTCCCACCTGCATGGCATCAGCAGAGCAG CTGCTGTTGGCTCCAACTCCGTACATCATTGGGGTTCCTGCCAGCTTCTTCCTCTACAAACTGGACTTCAAAATGCCTGATGATGTATGGCTAGTGGATCTGGACAGCAACAGG GTGATTGCCCCCACCAATGCAGAAGTGCTGCCTATTCTGCCAGAACCAGAGTCACTAGagctgaaaaagcatttaaagCAG GCCTTGGCCAGCATGAGCCTCAACACCCAGCCCATCCTCAATCTGGAGAAATTTCATGAGGGCCAGGAGATACCCCTTCTCTTGGGAAGGCCTTCTAATGACCTGCAGTCCACACCGTCCACTGAATTCAACCCGCTTATCTATGGCAACGATGTGGATTCTGTGGATGTTGCAACCAG GGTCGCCATGGTACGGTTCTTCAACTCTGCCAACGTGCTGCAGGGATTTCAGATGCACACACGTACCCTGCGCCTCTTCCCTCGGCCTGTGGTAGCTTTTCAAGCTGGCTCCTTTCTAGCCTCACGTCCCCGCCAGACTCCTTTTGCCGAGAAATTGGCCAGGACTCAAGCTGTGGAGTACTTTGGGGAATGGATCCTTAACCCCACCAACTATGCCTTTCAGCGAATTCACAACA ATATGTTTGATCCAGCCCTGATTGGTGACAAGCCGAAGTGGTATGCTCATCAGCTGCAGCCTATCCACTATCGCGTCTATGACAGCAATTCCCAGCTGGCTGAGGCCCTGAGTGTACCACCAGAGCGGGACTCTGACTCCGAACCTACTGATGATAG TGGCAGTGATAGTATGGATTATGACGATTCAAGCTCTTCTTACTCCTCCCTTGGTGACTTTGTCAGTGAAATGATGAAATGTGACATTAATGGTGATACTCCCA ATGTGGACCCTCTCACGCATGCAGCACTGGGGGATGCCAGCGAGGTGGAGATTGATGAGCTGCAGAATCAGAAGGAAGCAGAAGAGCCTGGCCTAGACAGTGAGAACTCTCAGGAAAACCCCCCACTGCGCTCCAGCTCCAGCACCACTGCCAGCAGCAGCCCCAGCACCATCATCCACGGAGCCAACTCT GAACCTGCTGACTCTACGGAGATGGATGATAAGGCAGCAGTAGGCGTCTCCAAGCCCCTCCCTTCCGTGCCTCCCAGCATTGGCAAGTCGAACGTGGACAGACGTCAGGCAGAAATTGGAGAGGG GGCTCAAAAGCTGCTGCGGCCCAACAGCTTGAGACTGGCAAGTGACTCAGATGCAGAGTCAGACTCTCGGGCAAGCTCTCCCAACTCCACCGTCTCCAACACCAGCACCGAGGGCTTCGGGGGCATCATGTCTTTTGCCA GCAGCCTCTATCGGAACCACAGTACCAGCTTCAGTCTTTCAAACCTCACACTGCCCACCAAAGGTGTCCGAGAGAAGGCCACACCCTTCCCCAGTCTGAAAG TATTTGGGCTAAATACTCTAATGGAGATTGTTACTGAAGCCGGCCCCGGGAGTGGTGAAG GAAACAGGAGGGCGTTAGTGGATCAGAAGTCATCTGTCATTAAACACAGCCCAACAGTGAAAAGAGAACCTCCATCACCCCAGGGTCGATCCAGCAATTCTAG TGAGAACCAGCAGTTCCTGAAGGAGGTGGTACACAACGTGCTGGACGGCCAGGGAGTTGGCTGGCTCAACATGAAAAAGGTGCGCCGGCTCCTGGAGAGCGAGCAACTGCGAGTCTTTGTCCTGAGCAAGCTGAACCGTACGGTGCAGTCAGAGGACGATGCCCGGCAGGACATTATCCCGGATGTG GAGGTCAGTCGGAAGGTGTACAAGGGAATGTTAGACCTCCTCAAGTGTACAATCCTCAGCCTGGAGCAGTCCTATGCTCATGCGGGTCTGGGTGGCATGGCCAGCATCTTTGGGCTTCTGGAGATCGCCCAGACCCACTACTATAGTAAAG aacCAGACAAGCGGAAGAGAAGTCCAACAGAAAGTGTAAATACCCCAGTTGGCAAGGATCCTGGCCTAGCTGGGCGGGGGGACCCAAAGGCTATGGCACAGCTGAGAGTTCCCCAGGTGGGACCTCGGGCACCAAGTGCCACAGGAAAGGGTCCTAAGGAACTGGACACCAGAagtttaaaggaagaaaattttataGCGTCTATTG AATTGTGGAACAAGCACCAGGAAGTGAAAAAGCAAAAAGCTTTGGAAAAACAGA GGCCTGAAGTAATCAAACCTGTCTTTGACCTTGGTGAGACAGAGGAGAAAAAGTCCCAGATCAGCGCAGACAGTGGTGTGAGCCTGACGTCTAGTTCCCAG AGGACTGATCAAGACTCTGTCATCAGCGTGAGTCCAGCTGTTATGATCCGCAGCTCAAGTCAGGATTCTGAAGTTAGCACC gtGAGTAATAGCTCTGGAGAGACTCTTGGAGCTGACAGTGACTTAAGCAGCAATGCAGGTGACGGACCAGGTGGCGAGGGCAGTGTTCACCTGGCAAGCTCTCGGGGCACTTTGTCTGATAGTGAAATTGAGACCAACTCTGCTACAAGCACCATCTTT GGTAAAGCCCATAGCTTGAAGCCAAGCGTAAAGGAGAAGCTGGCAGGCAGCCCCATTCGCACTTCTGAAGATGTGAGCCAGCGAGTCTATCTCTATGAGGGACTCCTAG GAAGGGACAAAGGATCCATGTGGGACCAGTTAGAGGATGCAGCTATGGAGACCTTTTCTATAA GCAAAGAGCGTTCTACTTTATGGGACCAAATGCAATTCTGGGAAGATGCCTTCTTAGATGCTGTGATGTTGGAGAGAGAAGGCATGGGTATGGACCAGGGTCCCCAGGAAATGATCGACAG GTACCTGTCCCTGGGAGAACATGACCGGAAGCGCCTGGAAGATGATGAAGATCGCTTGCTGGCCACCCTTTTGCACAACCTCATCTCCTACATGCTGCTGATGAAG GTAAATAAGAATGACATCCGCAAGAAGGTGAGGCGCCTAATGGGAAAGTCGCACATTGGGCTTGTGTACAGCCAGCAAATCAATGAGGTGCTTGATCAGCTGGCGAACCTG AATGGACGCGATCTCTCTATCTGGTCCAGTGGCAGCCGGCATATGAAGAAGCAGACATTTGTGGTACATGCAGGGACAGATACAAATGGAGATATCTTTTTCATGGAG GTGTGCGATGACTGTGTGGTGTTGCGTAGTAACATCGGAACAGTATATGAGCGCTGGTGGTACGAGAAGCTCATCAACATGACCTACTGTCCCAAGACCAAGGTGTTGTGCTTGTGGCGTAGAAATGGCTCTGAGACCCAGCTCAACAAGTTCTATACTAAAAAG TGTCGGGAGCTGTACTACTGTGTGAAGGACAGCATGGAGCGCGCTGCCGCCCGACAGCAAAGCATCAAACCCG GACCTGAATTGGGTGGCGAGTTCCCTGTGCAGGACATGAAGACTGGTGAGGGTGGCCTGCTGCAGGTCACCCTGGAAGGGATCAACCTCAAGTTTATGCACAATCAG